One part of the Janthinobacterium sp. 17J80-10 genome encodes these proteins:
- a CDS encoding family 2A encapsulin nanocompartment shell protein, whose protein sequence is MADLPNPQALGDNAARQLANATKTVPQLSTITPRWLVHLLQWLPVEAGIYRLNKVKNPKDVRVACSQRDESELPQTFVDYDEKPREYFLNAVSTVLDVHTRVSDLYSSPHDQIKEQLRLTIETIKERQESELINNPDYGLLANVHDDQRISTLTGAPTPDDLDDLLTKVWKEPGFFLAHPLAIAAFGRECTRRGVPPPTVSLFGSQFLTWRGVPLVPSDKLPIEDGKTKILLLRVGDKRQGVVGLFQPGLAGEQSPGLSVRFMGINRNAIASYLISLYCSLAVLTDDALAVLDDVEIGKYHDYPDTYK, encoded by the coding sequence ATGGCAGATCTGCCCAATCCACAGGCACTTGGCGACAACGCCGCGCGCCAGTTAGCCAACGCGACCAAGACTGTTCCCCAGCTTTCCACCATCACGCCGCGCTGGCTGGTGCATCTGCTGCAATGGCTGCCGGTCGAGGCGGGTATCTATCGCTTGAACAAGGTCAAGAATCCGAAGGATGTACGGGTAGCATGCTCGCAGCGCGACGAATCCGAATTGCCCCAGACTTTTGTCGATTATGACGAGAAGCCGCGCGAATACTTCCTGAATGCGGTTTCCACCGTGCTCGACGTCCACACCCGCGTTTCCGATCTGTATAGCAGCCCGCACGACCAGATCAAGGAACAGCTGCGCCTGACCATTGAAACCATCAAGGAGCGCCAGGAAAGCGAACTGATCAATAATCCGGATTATGGCTTGCTGGCCAATGTGCACGATGACCAGCGCATTTCGACCCTGACCGGCGCCCCCACGCCCGACGATCTGGACGACTTGCTGACCAAGGTCTGGAAAGAGCCCGGCTTTTTCCTGGCGCATCCCCTGGCGATTGCCGCATTCGGCCGCGAATGCACCCGGCGCGGCGTGCCGCCGCCGACCGTCAGCCTGTTCGGCTCGCAATTCCTGACCTGGCGCGGCGTTCCACTGGTGCCGTCGGACAAATTGCCTATCGAGGATGGCAAGACCAAGATCCTGCTGCTGCGCGTGGGGGACAAGCGCCAAGGCGTGGTCGGCCTGTTCCAGCCAGGCCTGGCCGGCGAACAGAGTCCGGGTCTGTCGGTGCGTTTCATGGGCATCAACCGCAATGCGATTGCATCCTACCTGATTTCGCTGTACTGCTCGCTGGCGGTGTTGACCGACGATGCGCTGGCAGTTCTCGATGACGTTGAAATCGGCAAGTACCATGACTATCCTGACACCTACAAGTGA
- a CDS encoding family 2A encapsulin nanocompartment cargo protein cysteine desulfurase, producing the protein MTILTPTSESRASEAQAAQGLPDESLLNRLAGEFFSMLPQAGARLGPGIAGLAVPSAATATSLPQSQTAPVLEPVAVGAPAGASAAPTGAAGFAQGVPHAYAAALPQSASLPQAPQAGGAAAPASPYYFLGESGGYQSSSQGLDQLASQAAPENRVTAQSFGLPGQDQLLQLLGQLYPATGNRAAPAAASGNGSSFYFQDAEQSYWDTAPRAGQQGAIPRPPFDVNAIRRDFPILAERVNGRPLVWFDNAATTQKPQAVIDRLAYFYAHENSNIHRAAHELAARATDAYEGARNKVARFLGAASPNEIIFVRGATEAINLVAQTFGKKFIGAGDEIIVSQLEHHANIVPWQQLAAEKGAVIRVIPVDDSGQIVLDEYRKLLNGRTKLVSVTQVSNALGTVTPVKEIIEIAHRAGVRVLIDGAQAVSHLRVNVQALDADFYVFSGHKVFGPTGIGVVYGKQDLLEQLPPWQGGGNMIADVTFERTQYQGVPSRFEAGTGNIADAVGLGAALDYVERTGLESIALYEHALLEYATHGLQSIPGVRLIGTAREKASVASFVLAGYSTEEVGQALNQEGIAVRSGHHCAQPILRRFGVEATVRPSFAFYNTCEEIDRLVAVVRRLAGARR; encoded by the coding sequence ATGACTATCCTGACACCTACAAGTGAATCGCGGGCGTCGGAAGCCCAGGCAGCGCAGGGGCTTCCGGATGAATCCCTGCTGAACCGGCTGGCCGGCGAGTTTTTTTCGATGCTGCCGCAGGCCGGCGCGCGCCTGGGTCCCGGCATTGCTGGTCTAGCCGTGCCGTCTGCTGCGACCGCCACGTCGCTGCCGCAGTCTCAAACTGCGCCGGTGCTCGAACCGGTTGCCGTTGGCGCCCCGGCGGGCGCAAGTGCTGCGCCCACGGGTGCAGCCGGCTTTGCGCAAGGCGTGCCGCATGCCTATGCTGCAGCCTTGCCGCAGTCTGCTTCGCTGCCGCAGGCGCCGCAAGCCGGCGGCGCAGCCGCGCCGGCTTCGCCCTATTACTTCCTGGGCGAGTCCGGCGGCTATCAATCTTCGTCGCAGGGGCTCGACCAACTGGCCAGCCAGGCCGCGCCGGAAAATCGCGTCACGGCGCAAAGTTTCGGCTTGCCGGGGCAAGACCAGTTGCTGCAATTGCTGGGGCAGCTGTATCCCGCCACCGGCAATCGCGCCGCACCGGCGGCCGCTTCCGGCAACGGTTCCAGTTTTTACTTCCAGGATGCCGAACAATCCTACTGGGATACGGCGCCGCGCGCAGGGCAGCAGGGCGCAATTCCCCGTCCGCCTTTCGACGTGAATGCAATCCGCCGGGATTTCCCTATCCTGGCCGAGCGTGTCAACGGCCGTCCGCTGGTCTGGTTCGACAATGCGGCGACCACGCAGAAGCCGCAGGCGGTGATCGACCGGCTGGCGTATTTCTATGCGCACGAGAACTCCAACATCCATCGTGCCGCGCACGAACTGGCGGCCCGCGCCACCGATGCGTACGAAGGTGCGCGCAACAAGGTCGCGCGCTTCCTTGGCGCCGCCTCGCCCAATGAAATCATTTTCGTGCGGGGCGCCACCGAAGCGATCAACCTGGTCGCCCAGACCTTCGGCAAGAAATTTATCGGCGCTGGTGACGAAATCATCGTGTCGCAGCTGGAGCATCACGCCAACATCGTGCCCTGGCAGCAATTGGCGGCTGAGAAGGGTGCCGTCATTCGCGTCATTCCCGTCGACGACAGCGGCCAGATCGTGCTCGACGAATACCGCAAGCTGCTCAATGGCCGCACCAAGCTGGTGTCGGTGACGCAAGTGTCGAATGCCCTGGGCACGGTCACGCCGGTCAAGGAAATCATTGAAATCGCCCATCGTGCAGGCGTACGCGTGCTGATCGATGGCGCCCAGGCAGTCTCGCACCTGCGCGTCAATGTGCAGGCGCTGGATGCCGATTTCTATGTCTTTTCCGGTCACAAGGTGTTCGGCCCGACCGGCATTGGCGTGGTCTATGGCAAGCAGGATTTGCTGGAGCAGTTGCCGCCATGGCAAGGCGGCGGCAACATGATCGCCGACGTTACGTTCGAACGCACGCAGTACCAGGGCGTGCCTTCCCGTTTCGAAGCCGGCACCGGCAATATCGCCGATGCGGTCGGCTTGGGGGCTGCGCTCGATTACGTCGAGCGGACTGGGCTGGAAAGCATCGCGTTGTACGAGCATGCGCTGCTGGAATATGCCACGCACGGCTTGCAAAGCATTCCTGGCGTGCGCCTCATCGGCACCGCGCGCGAAAAAGCCAGCGTGGCATCGTTCGTGCTGGCTGGCTACAGCACGGAAGAAGTCGGCCAGGCGCTCAACCAGGAAGGCATCGCGGTGCGTTCGGGCCATCACTGCGCCCAGCCCATCCTGCGCCGCTTTGGCGTGGAAGCGACGGTGCGTCCTTCATTTGCGTTCTACAACACCTGCGAGGAAATCGATCGCCTGGTGGCCGTGGTGCGCAGACTGGCAGGTGCGCGCAGGTAG